From a region of the Bradyrhizobium sp. KBS0727 genome:
- a CDS encoding 3-hydroxyacyl-CoA dehydrogenase NAD-binding domain-containing protein — translation MNEVVKLERHDAIAIVTVNSPPVNALSAAVRGGIFECMKAAIADAEVKAIVLTCGGRTFIAGADITEFGKPPKPPGLQEALVLMENSPKPIIAAIHGTALGGGLEVALACHYRVATKEARLGLPEVKLGLLPGAGGTQRLPRAVGPELAVKMIVGGDPISAAEALKHGLIDEIVEGPAAGGEAFARKVVAEKRPLRKLRDDDSKLKAARADRSIFTNAVAALTKKARGLEAPFAAADAVGAAIDLPFDEGLKKEREGFLKLVSSDQSKAQRYAFFSEREAAKIAGVPEGTKSRPVERVAIIGAGTMGGGIAMSFANAGIPVTLIETGEEQLKRGMGVMQKNYEATAARGGIPADAPAKRMSLITGVVGLENVKDADLVIEAVFETMAVKKEVFTALDKFAKKGAVLASNTSYLNIDEIAKVTSRPQDVLGMHFFSPANVMKLCEIVRADKTAPDALTTAVSIARKIAKVPAVVGVCDGFVGNRMLAQRGKQAEKLLFEGALPQQVDAVVTKFGMPMGPFAMGDLAGLDIGWRSRKDRGIKSEIADALCEAGRFGQKTGKGYYKYEAGSRAALPDPEVEKLIDETLQRLGRKKRVVSDDEILERMMYPMINEGARILEENIAARPSDIDVIWLYGYGWPIYRGGPMFYADQVGLKHIADRLSYYAKETNDPSLEPAPLLKRLAAEGKTFASLAEKAKAA, via the coding sequence GTGAACGAAGTCGTAAAACTCGAGCGTCATGATGCCATCGCCATCGTCACGGTTAACTCGCCGCCGGTAAACGCGCTCAGCGCCGCGGTGCGCGGCGGCATCTTCGAATGCATGAAGGCGGCGATCGCCGACGCCGAAGTCAAGGCGATCGTGCTGACCTGCGGCGGCCGCACCTTCATCGCCGGCGCCGACATCACCGAGTTCGGCAAGCCGCCGAAGCCCCCCGGCCTGCAGGAGGCGCTGGTTCTGATGGAGAACTCGCCGAAGCCGATCATCGCCGCGATCCACGGCACTGCGCTCGGCGGCGGCCTCGAAGTCGCCCTGGCATGCCACTATCGCGTCGCCACCAAGGAAGCCAGGCTCGGCCTGCCCGAAGTGAAACTCGGCCTGCTGCCGGGCGCCGGCGGTACCCAGCGCCTGCCGCGCGCGGTCGGTCCGGAACTCGCGGTCAAGATGATCGTCGGCGGCGACCCGATCAGTGCGGCGGAAGCGCTCAAGCACGGCCTGATCGACGAGATCGTCGAGGGTCCGGCTGCCGGCGGCGAGGCCTTTGCCCGCAAGGTGGTCGCCGAGAAGCGCCCGCTGCGCAAGCTGCGCGACGACGATTCAAAGCTCAAGGCCGCCAGGGCCGATCGCTCGATCTTCACCAATGCGGTCGCCGCCCTGACCAAGAAGGCGCGCGGGCTGGAAGCGCCGTTTGCCGCGGCAGACGCCGTCGGCGCCGCGATCGACCTGCCGTTCGACGAAGGTTTGAAGAAGGAGCGCGAAGGTTTTCTCAAGCTGGTGTCGAGCGACCAGTCCAAGGCGCAGCGTTATGCCTTCTTCTCGGAGCGTGAGGCCGCCAAGATCGCCGGCGTTCCCGAGGGAACAAAATCGCGTCCGGTCGAGCGCGTCGCCATCATCGGCGCCGGCACCATGGGTGGCGGCATCGCGATGTCGTTCGCCAATGCCGGTATCCCGGTCACGCTGATCGAAACCGGCGAAGAGCAGCTCAAGCGCGGCATGGGCGTGATGCAGAAGAACTACGAGGCGACCGCCGCCCGCGGCGGTATTCCCGCCGATGCCCCGGCCAAGCGCATGAGCCTGATCACCGGCGTGGTCGGCCTCGAGAACGTCAAGGACGCTGACCTGGTGATCGAAGCCGTGTTCGAAACCATGGCGGTCAAGAAGGAAGTGTTCACCGCGCTGGACAAGTTCGCCAAGAAGGGCGCCGTGCTGGCCTCCAACACCTCCTACCTCAACATCGACGAGATTGCGAAGGTGACCAGCCGTCCGCAGGACGTGCTCGGCATGCACTTCTTCTCGCCCGCCAACGTCATGAAGCTGTGCGAAATCGTTCGCGCCGACAAGACCGCGCCGGACGCTTTGACCACGGCGGTGTCGATCGCGCGCAAGATTGCAAAAGTGCCGGCCGTGGTCGGCGTCTGCGACGGCTTTGTCGGCAACCGCATGCTGGCGCAGCGCGGCAAGCAGGCTGAAAAGCTGTTGTTCGAAGGCGCGCTGCCGCAGCAGGTCGATGCGGTCGTGACCAAGTTCGGCATGCCGATGGGCCCGTTCGCGATGGGCGATCTCGCCGGCCTCGATATCGGCTGGCGCTCGCGCAAGGACCGCGGCATCAAGTCGGAAATCGCCGACGCTTTGTGTGAGGCCGGGCGCTTCGGCCAGAAGACCGGCAAGGGCTACTACAAGTATGAAGCCGGCTCCCGCGCCGCACTGCCGGATCCGGAAGTCGAGAAGCTGATCGACGAAACCCTGCAACGCCTCGGCCGCAAGAAGCGCGTCGTCAGCGACGACGAGATCCTCGAACGCATGATGTACCCGATGATCAACGAGGGCGCGCGCATCCTCGAAGAGAACATCGCGGCGCGTCCGAGCGATATCGACGTGATCTGGCTCTATGGCTATGGCTGGCCGATCTATCGCGGCGGCCCGATGTTCTACGCCGACCAGGTCGGGCTGAAGCACATCGCCGACCGGCTGTCCTACTACGCCAAGGAGACCAACGATCCCTCGCTCGAACCGGCGCCGCTGCTCAAGCGTCTCGCCGCCGAAGGCAAGACCTTTGCGTCGCTGGCCGAGAAGGCGAAAGCGGCTTGA
- a CDS encoding IclR family transcriptional regulator produces the protein MKRPGKKVATDRSFVVALSRGLDVLRAFHPNDGLLGNQEIAARTKLPKPTISRLTYTLTKLGYLTPVPRFEKYQLAPSAMALGYAALANLGVRHLSEPYREEVMRATGGAVAVGGRDRHSMIYFGQSRNGLSLGVQLDVGSRVPIATTAMGRAYIWALPPDERASLLRELRDHYGSRWSRMRDGIERAGESVTRRGFTISAGEWQNDVAAVGVALKLNDGTGPYAFNCGAPAFRFTEDRLVNDIGPRLVAMVRNIEAALGGAAPQSKKDESKKLKPGGKVARLDEGIR, from the coding sequence ATGAAGCGTCCAGGGAAGAAAGTGGCGACAGATCGCAGCTTCGTCGTCGCGCTTTCCCGCGGACTTGATGTGTTGCGCGCATTCCATCCCAACGACGGGCTTCTTGGCAATCAGGAGATCGCCGCCCGTACTAAATTGCCGAAGCCAACCATTTCCCGGCTGACCTACACCTTGACCAAGCTGGGCTATCTTACACCCGTTCCGCGGTTCGAAAAGTATCAGCTCGCGCCATCAGCCATGGCGCTGGGGTATGCCGCGCTGGCCAATCTCGGCGTTCGGCATTTGTCCGAACCCTACCGGGAGGAAGTCATGCGCGCGACCGGCGGCGCGGTGGCGGTCGGCGGGCGCGACCGTCACAGCATGATCTATTTCGGGCAGAGCCGTAACGGCTTGTCGCTCGGCGTGCAGCTCGACGTCGGTTCGCGGGTACCGATCGCGACCACCGCGATGGGCCGGGCCTATATCTGGGCGCTGCCCCCGGACGAGCGGGCCTCTTTATTGCGCGAACTGCGCGACCATTACGGCAGCCGCTGGTCCCGGATGCGGGACGGCATCGAGCGCGCCGGGGAGTCGGTGACGCGTCGCGGGTTCACGATCTCCGCCGGCGAGTGGCAGAACGACGTCGCCGCAGTCGGCGTGGCGCTGAAGCTGAACGACGGAACCGGTCCCTATGCCTTCAATTGTGGCGCACCGGCATTCCGCTTTACGGAAGATAGACTGGTCAACGATATTGGACCTCGCCTTGTGGCGATGGTAAGGAACATCGAGGCGGCACTGGGCGGTGCAGCGCCGCAATCAAAAAAAGATGAAAGCAAAAAGCTTAAACCAGGAGGGAAAGTTGCACGTTTGGACGAGGGGATCAGATAG
- a CDS encoding ABC transporter ATP-binding protein, protein MTQAQLAQGNAPLLAVRDVSVVFGGIIALNGVSFDMHKGQILGLIGPNGAGKTTLFNCLSRLYQPSSGDILMEGASILTRPPHRIAEIGIGRTFQNVALFPNLSVLDNVRVGTHARTSSDIVSDSLRLAWVRRGEADTNKKVHEILAYLDLESVGHTVVSGLPFGTQKRVELARALAADPKILLLDEPAGGLNHEEVYVLGDLIRRIRDERHMTVLLVEHHMGLVMSIADHVVALNFGKKLAEGTPAQVQADPDVIKAYLGSKDQ, encoded by the coding sequence ATGACGCAGGCACAGCTCGCGCAGGGAAATGCTCCCCTGCTTGCGGTTCGCGACGTCAGCGTCGTGTTCGGCGGCATCATCGCGTTGAATGGCGTGTCGTTCGACATGCACAAGGGACAGATCCTTGGGCTGATCGGACCGAACGGCGCCGGCAAGACCACGCTGTTCAACTGCCTCTCCCGACTCTACCAGCCGTCCTCCGGCGACATCCTGATGGAAGGCGCCAGCATCCTGACGCGCCCGCCGCACCGGATCGCCGAGATCGGCATCGGCCGCACGTTCCAGAACGTCGCGCTGTTTCCCAACCTTTCGGTGCTCGACAACGTTCGCGTCGGCACCCATGCGCGCACCTCGAGCGACATCGTTTCGGACTCGCTCCGGCTCGCCTGGGTTCGCCGCGGCGAGGCCGACACCAACAAGAAGGTGCATGAGATCCTGGCCTATCTCGATCTCGAGAGCGTCGGCCACACCGTGGTTTCCGGCCTGCCCTTCGGCACCCAGAAGCGCGTCGAACTGGCGCGCGCGCTGGCGGCCGATCCCAAGATCCTGCTGCTCGACGAACCGGCCGGCGGCCTCAACCACGAGGAAGTCTACGTGCTGGGCGACCTGATCCGCCGGATCAGGGACGAGCGCCACATGACCGTGCTGCTGGTCGAGCATCACATGGGTCTGGTGATGTCGATCGCCGACCACGTCGTCGCACTTAACTTCGGCAAGAAGCTCGCCGAGGGAACACCGGCCCAGGTCCAGGCCGACCCGGATGTCATCAAAGCCTATCTGGGGAGCAAGGACCAATGA
- a CDS encoding ABC transporter ATP-binding protein: MTAMLNVKDLRAYYGQVQALHGLSFALNEGSLTTLLGANGAGKTTTLRAICNMVRSTGAIEFDGKPLTGRSTENVVRLGIAHVPQGRGTFTTMTVEENLQLGAITRTDKANIVSDIERMYDHFPVLKQRYTQQAGTLSGGEQQMLAVARALMLRPRLMLLDEPSFGLAPLIVRDLFRILGKINREDKVTILVVEQNAQLALELADQAYVIETGRIVMSGNAKDIANNEDVRKSYLGY; this comes from the coding sequence ATGACCGCGATGCTCAACGTCAAGGATCTCCGCGCCTATTACGGGCAGGTCCAGGCGCTTCACGGCCTCTCTTTCGCGCTCAACGAGGGCAGCCTGACCACCCTGCTCGGCGCCAACGGCGCCGGCAAGACCACCACCCTGCGGGCGATCTGCAACATGGTGCGTTCGACCGGCGCGATCGAGTTCGACGGCAAGCCGCTTACCGGCCGCTCGACCGAGAACGTCGTTCGTCTCGGCATCGCGCATGTGCCGCAGGGCCGCGGCACCTTCACCACCATGACGGTGGAGGAAAACCTGCAGCTCGGCGCCATCACCCGCACCGACAAGGCCAACATCGTTTCCGACATCGAGCGGATGTACGATCACTTTCCGGTGCTGAAGCAACGCTACACCCAGCAGGCCGGCACGCTTTCGGGTGGCGAACAGCAGATGCTCGCGGTCGCCCGTGCTTTGATGCTGCGCCCGCGGCTGATGCTGCTGGACGAGCCGTCGTTCGGCCTCGCCCCGCTGATCGTGCGCGACCTGTTCAGGATTCTCGGCAAGATCAATCGTGAGGACAAGGTCACCATCCTGGTGGTGGAGCAGAACGCGCAACTGGCGCTGGAGCTCGCCGACCAGGCTTACGTGATCGAAACCGGACGGATCGTGATGTCGGGCAATGCCAAGGACATCGCGAACAACGAAGACGTCCGTAAATCCTATCTCGGCTACTGA
- a CDS encoding branched-chain amino acid ABC transporter permease, whose product MELFTNQVLAGIATGAIYACMALAVVMIYQAIDHLNFAQGEMAMFSTFISWQLMQWGVPYWGAFVLTLALSFAGGILIERLLFKPLAKAPILTNVAGFIALFAIINSVAGLIWDFTIKQYPTPFGSSPFLGSQLISTHQAGMIGVTVLLLVLLFIFFQYTRIGLAMRAAASLPESARLVGINTSWMIALGWGMATAIGAIAGMLIAPVVFLEPNMMGGVLIYGFAAAVLGGLTSPLGAVIGGFLVGIFENLAGTYIPGVGNELKLPIALALIIVVLVVKPAGLFGRPIVKRV is encoded by the coding sequence ATGGAACTCTTTACCAACCAAGTCCTGGCCGGCATCGCCACAGGCGCGATCTACGCCTGCATGGCGCTCGCCGTCGTGATGATCTATCAGGCGATCGACCATCTGAATTTCGCCCAGGGCGAAATGGCGATGTTCTCCACCTTCATATCCTGGCAGTTGATGCAGTGGGGCGTGCCCTATTGGGGCGCCTTCGTGCTGACGCTGGCGCTGTCGTTCGCCGGCGGCATCCTGATCGAGCGGCTGCTGTTCAAGCCGCTCGCCAAGGCGCCGATCCTGACCAACGTCGCCGGCTTCATCGCGTTGTTCGCCATCATCAACAGCGTCGCCGGACTGATCTGGGACTTCACCATCAAGCAGTATCCGACGCCGTTCGGATCCTCACCCTTCCTCGGCAGCCAGCTGATCTCGACCCATCAGGCCGGCATGATCGGCGTCACGGTGCTGCTGCTGGTCCTGCTGTTCATCTTCTTCCAGTACACGCGGATCGGTCTTGCGATGCGGGCGGCGGCCTCGCTGCCTGAATCGGCGCGGCTGGTCGGCATCAACACCTCCTGGATGATCGCGCTCGGCTGGGGCATGGCGACCGCCATCGGTGCGATCGCCGGCATGCTGATCGCACCGGTGGTGTTCCTCGAGCCGAACATGATGGGCGGCGTGCTGATCTACGGGTTTGCCGCGGCCGTGCTCGGCGGCCTGACCTCGCCGCTCGGCGCCGTGATCGGCGGCTTCCTGGTCGGCATCTTCGAGAATCTCGCCGGCACCTACATCCCCGGCGTCGGTAACGAGTTGAAACTGCCGATCGCGCTTGCGCTGATCATCGTCGTATTGGTCGTCAAACCGGCTGGGCTGTTCGGCCGGCCCATCGTGAAACGAGTTTGA
- a CDS encoding branched-chain amino acid ABC transporter permease, protein MSAVEDVVTEAPAVEAVPKRAMTLGLGTSLVVLAALCLAPLFVKNFIIFQMTMLLIYGLAVLALNILTGGSGQFSLGQSAFYAVGAYTSAILMEHANMNYALTLPIAGLVCFAFGFLFGQPALRLSGVYLALATFALATAMPQLLKLGFFEHWTGGVQGLVVTKPDAPFGLPMSQDMWLYYFTLAITVGIYIASVNLLRSRSGRAFMAIRDNEIAASAMGVDVALYKTLAFGVSAGITGVAGGLGAIAVQFVAPDGYTITLAISLFLGMVVGGVGWLPGSIVGSAFIIFVPNMAEGISKGLSGAVFGVLLFLVIFLVPHGARQVAIVAQGLIAKLKR, encoded by the coding sequence ATGAGCGCTGTTGAAGACGTCGTCACAGAAGCCCCGGCCGTCGAGGCCGTTCCGAAAAGAGCCATGACGCTCGGCCTCGGCACCTCGCTGGTGGTGCTGGCCGCATTGTGTCTCGCGCCGTTGTTCGTCAAGAACTTCATCATCTTCCAGATGACGATGCTGCTGATCTACGGGCTGGCGGTGCTGGCGCTGAACATCCTGACCGGCGGTTCCGGCCAGTTCTCGCTCGGCCAGAGCGCGTTCTACGCGGTCGGCGCCTATACGTCGGCGATCCTGATGGAACACGCCAACATGAACTACGCGCTGACGCTGCCGATCGCGGGGCTGGTCTGCTTTGCATTCGGCTTCCTGTTCGGCCAGCCGGCGCTGCGGCTTTCCGGCGTTTATCTCGCGCTGGCGACGTTCGCGCTCGCCACCGCGATGCCGCAACTGCTCAAGCTCGGCTTCTTCGAGCACTGGACCGGCGGCGTGCAGGGCCTCGTGGTCACCAAGCCGGACGCGCCGTTCGGCCTGCCGATGTCGCAGGACATGTGGCTCTATTACTTCACGCTGGCGATCACGGTCGGGATCTACATCGCCTCGGTGAACCTGCTGCGGTCGCGTTCGGGGCGGGCCTTCATGGCGATCCGCGACAACGAGATCGCGGCATCGGCCATGGGCGTCGACGTTGCGCTCTACAAGACGCTGGCGTTCGGCGTCTCGGCGGGCATCACCGGCGTTGCCGGCGGTCTCGGCGCCATCGCCGTGCAGTTCGTGGCGCCTGACGGCTACACCATCACGCTCGCGATCTCACTGTTTCTCGGCATGGTGGTCGGCGGCGTCGGCTGGCTGCCGGGCTCGATCGTCGGCTCCGCCTTCATCATCTTCGTTCCGAACATGGCCGAAGGCATTTCCAAGGGCCTTTCCGGCGCCGTGTTCGGTGTCCTGCTGTTCCTCGTCATCTTCCTGGTGCCGCACGGCGCCAGACAGGTTGCGATCGTAGCCCAGGGCCTGATCGCGAAGCTCAAGAGGTAA